The Rhodococcus sp. X156 genome window below encodes:
- a CDS encoding DUF2530 domain-containing protein, which produces MPHHPPAAPPLPRRLADPRPVIAVGTAAWVVALVVVLVRAATGHTNSMVIATCAVGAALGVLGYGVFYWQRRAVRSGSRGSQQGLS; this is translated from the coding sequence GTGCCCCACCACCCACCCGCCGCTCCCCCGCTGCCCCGACGGCTGGCCGACCCCCGGCCGGTGATCGCCGTGGGCACCGCCGCCTGGGTGGTGGCCCTGGTCGTGGTGCTCGTCCGTGCCGCCACCGGACACACCAACAGCATGGTCATCGCCACCTGCGCGGTGGGCGCCGCGCTGGGCGTGCTGGGCTACGGCGTCTTCTACTGGCAGCGCCGGGCGGTGCGCAGCGGCAGCCGCGGCAGCCAGCAAGGGCTGTCCTAG
- a CDS encoding universal stress protein, with translation MAANPSIVVGVDGSPASDRAVRWAAEAAQLHHAPLVLVSAWTVSMAAYGGIGMPQWFFDDQVAEARRKLEAAEQLVRSVAGEPVSLDKQLVAGAPAEALVELSIGARMVVVGARGLGELTSGLVGSVSSAVSHHAECPVVILHDTDVAPAVTGEGEGDGEGEGAVVVGVDGSAASEPALAIAFEEASLRGAELVAVHAWSDQSLRPATPDRGLPWESIESAEKAALAESLAGFTDRYPDVVVQRVVVQDRPVRHLLACSEGAQLLVVGSRGRGGFRGLLLGSTSTALLHSAECPLMIVRNRR, from the coding sequence GTGGCAGCTAACCCCAGCATCGTGGTGGGCGTCGACGGATCGCCGGCATCAGACCGGGCCGTGCGCTGGGCGGCGGAGGCCGCCCAGCTGCACCACGCCCCGCTGGTGCTGGTCTCGGCGTGGACGGTGTCGATGGCCGCCTACGGCGGGATCGGCATGCCCCAGTGGTTCTTCGACGACCAGGTGGCCGAGGCCCGGCGGAAGCTGGAGGCGGCGGAGCAGCTGGTGCGCTCGGTGGCGGGCGAGCCCGTCAGCCTGGACAAGCAGCTGGTAGCCGGTGCGCCCGCCGAGGCGCTGGTGGAGCTCTCCATCGGCGCCCGGATGGTGGTGGTCGGGGCCCGCGGGCTCGGTGAGCTCACCAGCGGCCTGGTCGGGTCGGTGAGCTCGGCGGTCTCCCACCACGCCGAGTGTCCGGTGGTGATCCTGCACGACACGGACGTGGCGCCCGCAGTCACGGGCGAGGGCGAGGGCGATGGCGAGGGCGAGGGCGCGGTGGTGGTCGGCGTGGACGGCTCCGCGGCGAGCGAGCCGGCCCTGGCCATCGCGTTCGAGGAGGCGTCCCTGCGGGGGGCGGAGCTGGTCGCGGTGCACGCCTGGAGCGACCAGTCGCTGCGCCCGGCCACCCCCGACCGCGGTCTGCCGTGGGAGTCGATCGAGTCGGCGGAGAAGGCTGCGCTGGCGGAGTCGCTGGCCGGGTTCACCGATCGCTACCCGGACGTGGTGGTGCAGCGGGTGGTGGTGCAGGACCGCCCGGTGCGGCACCTGCTCGCCTGCTCGGAGGGTGCGCAGCTGCTGGTGGTGGGCTCGAGGGGCCGCGGGGGCTTCCGGGGGCTGCTGCTGGGCTCCACCAGCACCGCGCTGCTGCACTCCGCGGAGTGCCCGCTGATGATCGTGCGCAACCGCCGCTGA
- a CDS encoding phosphatase PAP2 family protein — MSRLDVRVAVLLALLGAAAVVVLSVLTGSGLSDVDSPVLRFALDHRSPGATTFFDTVTKLGGTIAATVVVTAVAGFAALRRWWVLAGQAVVTGLGAVVLVVGLKRLFDRQRPPLDTRLNVLHSLSFPSGHALGSMVAAYLVVVLVVTCTRSVLLRTVAGIGAALYLALIGASRLYLAVHWTTDVLGGWLIGAAWATLCLLVAGWVRTSRPSAAVIGAAASGARP; from the coding sequence ATGAGCCGCCTGGACGTGCGCGTCGCGGTCCTGCTGGCCCTGCTCGGTGCGGCGGCGGTGGTGGTCCTCAGCGTGCTCACCGGCAGCGGGCTCAGCGACGTGGACAGCCCCGTGCTGCGCTTCGCCCTGGACCACCGCAGCCCCGGCGCCACCACCTTCTTCGACACCGTCACCAAGCTCGGGGGCACCATCGCGGCCACGGTGGTGGTGACCGCGGTGGCCGGGTTCGCGGCGCTGCGGCGCTGGTGGGTGCTGGCTGGGCAGGCGGTGGTCACCGGCTTGGGTGCGGTGGTGCTGGTGGTGGGGCTCAAGCGGTTGTTCGACCGGCAGCGCCCGCCACTGGACACCCGGCTGAACGTGCTGCACTCGCTGTCGTTCCCGTCCGGGCACGCGCTGGGCTCCATGGTGGCGGCCTACCTGGTGGTGGTGCTGGTGGTCACCTGCACCCGCTCCGTGCTGCTGCGCACCGTGGCCGGGATCGGCGCGGCGCTCTACCTGGCGCTCATCGGGGCGTCCCGGCTGTACCTGGCCGTGCACTGGACGACGGACGTGCTGGGCGGGTGGCTCATCGGCGCGGCCTGGGCCACGCTCTGCCTGCTGGTGGCGGGCTGGGTGCGGACGAGCAGGCCCAGTGCAGCGGTGATCGGCGCCGCCGCGAGCGGCGCCCGCCCCTAG
- a CDS encoding MarR family transcriptional regulator, with protein sequence MTEERDSQLASDLRLSVLRLNRRLRAQRTDSRVSLTHISALSTLHVYGPMTPGALAAKERVQPPSMTRIISVLEDLSFIGRKPHPTDGRQVIVSVLEPGVEYLQAEINAREAWLDSRLSELTGAQRRVLREASDIIEQMVGSEE encoded by the coding sequence ATGACCGAGGAGCGCGACAGCCAGCTCGCCAGCGATCTCCGGTTGTCCGTGCTGCGTCTCAACCGGAGGCTCCGCGCCCAGCGCACCGACTCCCGGGTCAGCCTCACCCACATCTCCGCGTTGTCCACCTTGCACGTGTACGGACCCATGACTCCTGGCGCGCTGGCCGCCAAGGAGCGGGTGCAGCCGCCGTCGATGACCCGGATCATCTCGGTGCTGGAAGACCTCAGCTTCATCGGGCGCAAGCCCCACCCCACCGACGGCCGACAGGTGATCGTCAGCGTGCTCGAGCCCGGTGTGGAGTACCTGCAGGCGGAGATCAACGCGCGGGAGGCCTGGCTGGACAGCCGGCTGTCCGAGCTGACCGGGGCGCAGCGCCGCGTCCTGCGCGAGGCCTCCGACATCATCGAGCAGATGGTCGGCAGCGAGGAGTGA
- a CDS encoding DUF3027 domain-containing protein, translating to MSSTSTIPDPSSVDQQHASPQAADEQPVRAVLAAAVELARAAAVELDEGEVGAHLGVHAEPDSEGCAATHRFAAELKGYRGWEWAVVVAAAPDSDHVTISEIVLLPGPDALVSPEWLPWEERIQAGDLGSGDLLPPPENDPRLVPGYLYSDDPAVEALATEVGLGRRQVMSLEGRLDAAERWYDGPHGPGAAVVPLHCGTCGYYLPVAGSLGAAFGVCGNEMSADGQVVHAEFGCGAHSDTVVVDLSPTPVSEVVYDDSALELVDVPTRPAGDSPVPDSPVSDSPVPDAAAPEAGAAQPSEETTPTPEPDSASRGE from the coding sequence GTGAGCAGCACCAGCACCATCCCTGACCCGAGCTCCGTCGACCAGCAGCACGCGTCGCCGCAGGCGGCCGACGAGCAGCCGGTGCGTGCCGTGCTCGCCGCGGCCGTCGAGCTGGCCAGGGCCGCAGCCGTGGAGCTCGACGAGGGCGAGGTCGGTGCGCACCTGGGGGTGCACGCCGAGCCGGACAGCGAGGGCTGCGCCGCCACCCACCGCTTCGCCGCCGAGCTGAAGGGCTACCGCGGCTGGGAGTGGGCCGTGGTGGTGGCCGCCGCGCCGGACTCCGACCACGTCACCATCAGCGAGATCGTGCTGCTGCCCGGCCCGGACGCCCTGGTCTCCCCGGAGTGGCTGCCGTGGGAGGAGCGCATCCAGGCCGGTGACCTGGGCAGCGGCGACCTGCTGCCCCCGCCGGAGAACGACCCGCGCCTGGTGCCGGGCTACCTCTACAGCGACGACCCCGCGGTGGAGGCGCTGGCCACCGAGGTGGGGCTCGGCCGCCGCCAGGTGATGAGCCTGGAGGGCCGGCTGGACGCGGCGGAGCGCTGGTACGACGGCCCGCACGGTCCCGGCGCCGCCGTGGTCCCGCTGCACTGCGGCACCTGTGGCTACTACCTTCCCGTCGCCGGCTCGCTGGGGGCAGCGTTCGGGGTGTGCGGCAACGAGATGTCCGCCGACGGCCAGGTGGTGCACGCGGAGTTCGGCTGTGGCGCGCACTCCGACACCGTGGTGGTCGACCTCTCGCCCACCCCGGTCTCGGAGGTGGTCTACGACGACTCCGCCCTGGAGCTGGTGGACGTGCCCACCCGCCCCGCCGGTGACAGCCCAGTACCGGACAGCCCAGTGTCGGACAGCCCAGTGCCGGACGCCGCAGCACCCGAGGCCGGGGCTGCCCAGCCGTCCGAGGAGACCACCCCGACGCCGGAGCCTGACTCGGCGTCGCGGGGCGAGTGA
- a CDS encoding ATP-binding protein yields MSADDPFGLAELRAAVLQAWRRSPTRLREDTATEADLVRGGYRDRVLTELAQNAADAAARAGVPGELTVRLVDGELRVANTGQPLELSGVQALAALRASGKTSGVGRYGVGFTAVLAVSEEPRLLSTTGSVAFSAARTRAELGLTEVPVLRLAWPVAEQPPAGAATEVVLPLREGVDGAALLTDFLLQAPQLLLALPALQRISVDGEVVHRTERELGPGLRELTVGSQRWWCVDAAAPADGAVTPVRWLARLGADGAVVALGDDVLHAPTATDEELSLPAMLITDVPLQPDRRRVLPGTSLGPVAGTYPRLVAAVPPEQRTRLVPLPGFPRSAVDAQLREEVVAALRDAAWLPAALAEDAGPDGAAQESPRRLVAPRAAQVLDVAGPELTALLADVLPGLLDAELSAAVHAPALVALGVPRTGLATLAEELSTVHREPGWWHRLYAALEPLVLDQRAADELAGLPVPLVDGRTVLGPRSTILAEVPLAVPGIRVVHPDAAHPLLRRLGAVPAGPGELLADELLQEVVREADPDDPLAAAELATAVLGLVDAAGVSPGEHRWLGELLLPDVDGELRPADELLLPDAPLAAVLAADAPFTTVAQRVVDEHGPRLLQAVGVGHGFAVLADDDPAGPDHDLDDEQRWWDGCDPEPATVLAVRDLDLVDPARWEQALTLLCAEPETLAALRQPGGYTAWWLRRHAELDGVPLECWRHHDDATFAGLLDPAPLPALPAAVLAGAEVTSTELAALLLRRLADSSRQPSVAVVAGAHSALATAVRTGAVELDELDPPERVRALSGTVVDGAGAAVLDQPWLVQVCPADTVVLGPTGELAADLADVLDLPLASERHAGHVRSAGQPRPWASLAPAVLACAALAVPVPEGVVVLHEQLRVQVGEQTHRVDWWVDDAEVLHAQDSGVVHALLHSR; encoded by the coding sequence GTGTCGGCCGACGACCCGTTCGGTCTGGCTGAGCTGCGGGCCGCGGTGCTGCAGGCCTGGCGCCGCTCACCCACCCGGCTGCGCGAGGACACGGCCACCGAGGCCGACCTGGTGCGCGGGGGGTACCGCGACCGGGTGCTCACCGAGCTGGCGCAGAACGCCGCCGACGCGGCGGCGCGGGCCGGGGTGCCCGGTGAGCTGACCGTCCGCCTCGTCGATGGCGAGCTGCGGGTGGCCAACACCGGACAGCCGCTGGAGCTCTCCGGCGTGCAGGCGCTGGCGGCCCTGCGGGCCTCGGGCAAGACCAGCGGGGTGGGACGCTACGGCGTCGGCTTCACCGCGGTGCTCGCCGTCAGCGAGGAGCCGCGGCTGCTCTCCACCACCGGCTCGGTGGCGTTCTCCGCTGCCCGCACCCGTGCCGAGCTCGGGCTCACCGAGGTGCCGGTGCTCCGCCTGGCCTGGCCGGTGGCCGAGCAGCCGCCCGCCGGCGCCGCCACCGAGGTGGTGCTGCCGCTGCGCGAGGGCGTGGACGGCGCCGCCCTGCTCACCGACTTCCTGCTGCAGGCCCCGCAGCTGCTCCTGGCGCTGCCCGCGCTGCAGCGCATCTCGGTGGACGGTGAGGTGGTGCACCGCACCGAGCGCGAGCTCGGCCCCGGGCTGCGCGAGCTGACCGTCGGCTCGCAGCGCTGGTGGTGCGTCGATGCCGCCGCTCCTGCGGACGGTGCCGTGACCCCCGTGCGGTGGCTGGCCCGGCTGGGCGCGGACGGTGCGGTGGTCGCGCTGGGCGACGACGTGCTGCACGCCCCCACCGCCACCGACGAGGAGCTGTCGCTGCCCGCGATGCTCATCACCGACGTGCCGCTGCAGCCGGACCGGCGGCGGGTGCTGCCCGGCACCTCGCTGGGCCCGGTGGCCGGCACCTACCCGCGGCTGGTGGCCGCGGTGCCGCCGGAGCAGCGCACCCGGCTGGTGCCGCTGCCGGGCTTCCCCCGCAGCGCGGTGGACGCCCAGCTGCGCGAGGAGGTCGTGGCCGCGCTGCGCGACGCCGCGTGGCTGCCCGCCGCGCTGGCCGAGGACGCTGGGCCGGACGGCGCGGCGCAGGAGAGTCCCCGCCGGCTGGTGGCACCCCGGGCCGCCCAGGTGCTCGACGTGGCGGGCCCGGAGCTGACCGCGCTGCTGGCCGACGTGCTGCCCGGGCTGCTCGACGCCGAGCTGTCCGCCGCCGTGCACGCCCCGGCGCTGGTCGCCCTCGGGGTGCCGCGCACCGGGCTGGCGACGCTGGCCGAGGAGCTGTCCACAGTGCACCGCGAGCCAGGGTGGTGGCACCGTCTCTACGCCGCCCTGGAGCCGCTGGTGCTCGACCAGCGCGCCGCCGACGAGCTGGCCGGCCTGCCGGTCCCGCTGGTGGACGGCCGCACCGTGCTGGGCCCGCGCAGCACCATCCTGGCCGAGGTGCCGCTGGCGGTGCCCGGCATCCGGGTGGTGCACCCCGACGCGGCGCACCCGCTGCTGCGCCGCCTCGGCGCCGTGCCCGCCGGACCCGGCGAGCTGCTGGCCGACGAGCTGCTGCAGGAGGTGGTCCGCGAGGCCGACCCGGACGACCCGCTGGCCGCCGCCGAGCTGGCCACCGCGGTGCTGGGTCTGGTGGACGCCGCCGGGGTGAGCCCGGGGGAGCACCGCTGGCTCGGCGAGCTGCTGCTGCCCGACGTCGACGGTGAGCTGCGCCCGGCCGACGAGCTGCTGCTGCCCGACGCACCGCTGGCAGCGGTGCTGGCCGCCGATGCGCCGTTCACCACGGTCGCCCAGCGGGTGGTCGACGAGCACGGGCCCCGGCTGCTGCAGGCAGTGGGCGTGGGTCACGGCTTCGCCGTCCTCGCCGACGACGACCCTGCCGGGCCCGACCACGACCTGGACGACGAGCAGCGCTGGTGGGACGGCTGCGACCCCGAGCCGGCCACCGTGCTCGCCGTGCGCGACCTCGACCTGGTGGACCCCGCACGGTGGGAGCAGGCGCTCACCCTGCTGTGCGCCGAGCCGGAGACGCTGGCCGCGCTGCGCCAGCCCGGCGGCTACACCGCCTGGTGGCTGCGCCGGCACGCCGAGCTCGACGGGGTGCCGCTGGAGTGCTGGCGCCACCACGACGACGCGACCTTCGCTGGTCTGCTGGACCCCGCGCCGCTGCCGGCGCTGCCCGCGGCGGTGCTGGCCGGCGCCGAGGTCACCTCCACCGAGCTGGCCGCGCTGCTGCTGCGGCGCCTGGCCGACTCCTCGCGGCAGCCCAGCGTGGCGGTGGTGGCCGGTGCCCACTCGGCCCTGGCCACGGCAGTGCGCACGGGGGCGGTGGAGCTGGACGAGCTGGACCCGCCGGAGCGGGTGCGCGCGCTCAGCGGCACGGTGGTCGACGGTGCCGGGGCCGCGGTGCTCGACCAGCCCTGGCTGGTGCAGGTGTGCCCGGCGGACACCGTGGTCCTGGGGCCGACCGGCGAGCTCGCCGCGGACCTGGCCGACGTCCTGGACCTGCCGCTGGCCTCCGAGCGCCACGCCGGCCACGTGCGCTCCGCCGGCCAGCCCCGCCCGTGGGCGAGCCTGGCCCCGGCCGTCCTGGCCTGCGCGGCCCTGGCAGTCCCGGTGCCCGAGGGAGTGGTGGTGCTGCACGAACAGCTGCGCGTGCAGGTGGGGGAGCAGACGCACCGGGTGGACTGGTGGGTGGACGACGCGGAGGTGCTGCACGCCCAGGACAGCGGCGTGGTGCACGCGCTGCTGCACTCCCGATGA